A window of Benincasa hispida cultivar B227 chromosome 9, ASM972705v1, whole genome shotgun sequence genomic DNA:
CATTGCAAGCAAGAGGGGCACTAGATAGATAAATGTCCTACTAGAAGCACGTTCGGTTATGGGAACCAGTTTGTAGGCCATGAATAGAGGAGTTCGGGTAAGCCTCAGCATCAATAAGATCGTGTTTGCTTTACCACCCGACAGGAGGCCGAGAAAGCAGGCACTATTGTAACAGGTACGCTCTCAATCTTGGGACATTTTGTGCTGGTATTGTTTGATTCTAGTTCATCCCATTCGTTTATATCATCATTATTTGTTAAGCATGCCATGTTAGAACTAGAGCCTTTACACTATGTGTTATCGATTTTCACTCCGTCTGGAGAAATTATGTTAGCACAGGAGAAGATAAAAGCATCTCAGATTGAAGTAGCGAGTCATACCCTGGATGTGACTTTAATAGCCTTGGACATGCGGGATTTTGATGTGATTTTGGGCATGGATTTGTTGGCTGCTAATCATGCCAGTATAGACTGCTCTCGCAAGGAGGTGGTCTTTAACCCTCCCACGGGAGCCAGCTTTAAATTTAAAGGGGCGGGGACCGTGGTcctgctcaaagtgatttctacCATGAAAGCTCAGAGGTTGCTTAACCAGGGTACCTAGAGTATCTTGGCTAGTGTCGTTGACACTAAAGAGCCTGAGGTCTCCTTGACTTTGGAGCCAGTGGTACGTGACTACCCGGATGTCTTTCTAAAGGAACTCCCAGGTCTGCCGCCGCATCGAGAGGTAGGCCCCAACTGGAAGAATGTTGTAAGAGAAGTGAGCTCGTCTGTATCCACAACAAAAGGCACTCGAAGGAATTTCTCTTTAGGCAGACCTACCTTTACTAGGAAAAATGACAAGAGCTCGTGATAACGTGATGTGAATTTAAGGAGCACAACGGGAACACAAatgccaataaaatataatattaaataaataaataaatataaatatatggaataaataaatattaaaataaattaaacataatatatataaatatataaaataaaataaataataaaagtcAATAAAATCACAAATTATGGATTTTTTTCACTTTCTCCAAAGTTTTTGGAATTTGCACAACTTCTATCTCAAAAGCTCCATACAGAATGGCCCCAACAGAATTGAAGGAACTTAAGGTTCAATTGCAAGAGTTGTTGGATAAGGGTTTCATATGCCCTAATGTGTCCCTTTGGGGTGCGCCGATgttgtttgtgaaaaagaaagatatgTCATTACGTCTCTACATTGACTACAGGGAATTAAACAATGTGACCATAAAAAACAAGTATCCACTTCCCAAGATTGACGACTTATTTGACAGTTGCAGGGAGCTACAATGTTTTCTAAGATTAATCTTCCGTCGGGGTATCATCAGTTAAGGATAAATGACAGTGATAttcccaagacaacttttcGTTCAAGGTAaggacattatgagttcatcGTGATGTCATTTGGGTTGACGAATGCTCTTACAGTATTCATGGACCTGATGAATAGGGTGAGGAATTTCATGACACCTTTGTCATAGTCTTCATAGATGACATTTTGGTGTATTCCAAGACAGAGGCGGAACACGAGGAACATTTACGAAAGGTTCTAGAGACCTTGAGGGTGCAAAAgttatatgctaagttttcCAAGTGCAAGTTCTGGTTAAAGCAGGTGTCCTTTCTAAGGCATGTGGTGTCCAAGGAAGGTGTATTTGTTGACCCCACAAAGATCAAGGCAGTCACGAGTTGGTCTCGTCCTACCACAGTCGGAGAGGTATGCAGTTTCTTGGGTTTGGCAGGCTATTATCGtcgttttgtgaaggacttttcccATATAGCCACCCCTCTGACCCAGTTGACCAGAAAATGAGCTTCCTTTATTTGGAGTAAGGCTTGTGAGGATAGTTTCCAAGATCTCAAGCAAAGATTGGTTACTGCCCCAGTTCTCACCATATCGGATGGAACATGTGGTTTCGTTATCTACAGTGACGCTTCCAAGAGAAGGTTGGGGGTGCGTGTTGATGCAGCAAGGTAAGGTAGTTGCTTATGTCTCTCGCCAGTTAAATAACCATGAACTGAACTATCCCACACATGATTTGGAGTTGGCAGTCGTGGTCTTTGCTTTAAAAATCTGGAGACACTACTTGTATGGCAAGAAGATACAGATTTTCACCGACCACAAGAGtttaaaatacttcttcactcagaaggagttaaacatgaggcagCGTAGGTGGTTGGAGGTAATGAAGGACTATGATTGTGAGATTATGTACCACCCAGGAAAGGAAAATGTAGTGGCAGATGCTCTAAGTGGGAAGGTAGCCCATTTAGCAGCCCTTATCACTATACAGACTCGATTATGTAAAGACCTTGAGCGGGCCGAGATAGCAGTGGTGGTAGGGGAGGTCTCTGCGCAGTTAGCACAATTGTCGATACAACCAAGTTTAAGGTAGAGGATCATTGTTGCTCAACGCAGTGATCCTTACTTGGCTGAAGTAGCGCAATAGGTGAAGACAGAACAGGGTGGTGAGTTCTCCTTGTCCGCAGATAATGGTCTTACTTTTCGAATACACTTATGTATACCAGCACACGGTGACCTCAAGCACGATCTGTTATGGGAGGCTCATAACTCCCCATTTTCAATACATCCTGGTAGTACCAAAATGTATCAGAACCTAAAACGTTGTTACTGGTGGAATAACATGAAAGTGGAGATAGTAGAGTTTGTCAGTAAGTGCTTGGTGTGTCAACAGGTAAAGGCCCCAAAACAAAAGCTAGCAGGCTTGTTGCAACCTTTGAGCGTACGGGAAtggaagtgggagaatgtctcgATGGACTTCATTATGGGTTTGCCGCAAACCGCGAAGGGTTTTACAGTAATTTAGGTTATAGTGGACAAACTCACCAAGCTAGCACATTTCATTCCAGGGAAGCCTACATATTCAGTGAATAGGTGGCTCAGTTGTGTATCAAAGAAGTGGTAAGATTGCATGGGGTACCAGTGTCCATCGTGTCTGATAGGGACCCTCGATTTACCTCCAGCTTTTGGAAGAGCCTTCAGGCAGCATTGGGTACTCGTTTCAATTTCAGTACGGCTTTTCACCCACAAACTGACGGTCAAACTGAGCGTTtaaaccagatactgaaggatatGTTACGTGCTTGTGCGCTAGAGTTTGTAGGGAGTTGGGACTTTCACCTGCATTTGATAGAGTTTgcctataataatagttatcaggtAACCATTGGCATGTCACCGTTTGAGGCTCTTTATGGGAAGATTTGTAGGTCATTCGTATGCTGAGATGAGGTTGGTGAGTGGAAATTACTAGGACCTGAGTTAGTACAAATCACGAACGAGGAAATACAGAAGATTAGGGCCCGAATGTTGACAGCTCAAAGTAGGCAGAAGCGTTACGCTGATATTAGGCGTAAGGATCTGGAGTTTGAGGTAGGTGGAAAGGTGTTTCTAAAAGTGGCACGAAGGGGGTGTTGAGGTTTGGCATGAGGTGTAAGTTGAACCCTCGGTTCATCAGGCCATTTGAGATCCTAGAACGGGTTGGCCCTGTAGCCTACCGGCTGACCTTGCCTCCATCCCTTTCTGCAGTTCacaatgtttttcatgtttccatgttgagGAAGTACATAGAAGACTCATCTCATATTGTGGATTATGAGCCATTTCATTTAAATGAGAACCTGAGCTACGAAGAGGAGCCCATTCGAATCCTGACCAAGGAAGTGAAAATTTTGCACAACAAGGAGATAGCTTTGATAAAGGTTCGTTAGCAGAATTATAAGTTCGAGGAAGCAACATGGGAGCGCGAGGACAACATGAAGGCGCATTATCCCGAGTTTTTTCAGGATTAGAACTTTCAAGGACGAAAGTTTCTTAAGGGgataatttattttgtaattaagctttattttttttatgttggctacttggataaattatatgagatttatgtttttggctaagctaaaatataatttaattatttggaattaatgaagttttattttggcttgcatttggagatttgattatctatggagataattaaatttgtttgttggagtttttaaaagaaaaatatatataagtatatatattttgaaaaagaattagggaattttttttttaaagggaaaagaaaacgttaaaaaagaaaaagaaaaagaaaaagaaaatagatttttttcgTCTCTCTTCTCAAGGCCACCGCGACCCCccccctttcttcttcttcctgtttttttttccaaactctAGCCGCCGCCTGTTATTCTGCCATCGGTCACCGAGCCATCGCCAAGCGCCGCCAGCGCCATCCCCGTCGCCGGCGAAAAAGCCCCGTCATTCGCCTGTCGTTGCCTCGTCTGGTGTCTGGACAGTCGGGTTGACCGCGAACCGCGCCCAAGCCATTCGGCCGTGCAGACCCGCTTTTGCCATCGCGCCCAGCCGTTCAGCTCTGTTTCTGTTGTCGCGTCCAACCGCTAGTCGACGCTTATGACCGCCACTGCCTATTCTTGCAAATCTTGAGTTGGTTTAGTTTGGGCAAGGGTTggtttttttgagtttttggaGTTGGGTAAGTTTTGTGTAAGTTGCTTGGTTATCTTTTGGACTTGGACCCCGATGATTTATTTAATCTTTGACTCACCTCCTAGGCCATAGTTGCTAAACTAAACTTGTGGTTAATGTCATAGGATTGATTTGAGTTTTATCCAAGGGCTATTAAGGAGTTTTTTGTGCAGACTTTTGAGACCAAGTTGAGATAAGTGGTACTATTACCGGTGCCTTCAAGCCAGACAGCGTAGACTAGACCTATAAAGTTACTTAATGGACTCTTGAGCATGATTTTTGTCATTATGTTTTACTTGTTACATGACAGTtataagtattatgagcatgttcgaatttctaatcaatactaatattatgtatgtgatgcatgaatagatcaGTAGAGCGGTTTACTGTCTCGCCTTGatacatgttttatttcagaggacctacgggtctagtttcatgtttgacaGTGTGCCTACAGGCTGCTAAACATACGTGAGTCGAAaagttcacgttcatgttatttttccatgtttgacggtgtgcctatgaGCCTCTAGTTATGCGtgccgacaggtttacgttcatattacttttttttcatgtttcatgtttgacggcgTGCCTACAGGCCGCTAAACATGCGTGAGCCGataggtttacgttcatgttatttccatgtttgacggtaTGCCTACGGgctgctagacatgcgtgagtcgacgggttcacgttcatgttattttcatgtttgacggtgtgcctacgggcagCTAGACATGCGTTTCAAGGCAAAATAGTacatcttttggttttcctttcatcataaaaaatcgATGTAGTTGTATGAGCCACGGGCTATTTTTAtttgctcgtggatgcatagccTGATCCCGATAATGGAatcacttattgagtattttatattcaacctttatctttatttttttttcaagtaaggGCAAGGATACTCGGACGACTGACAAGAAGAATCTGCGACAGTGCCAAAAGAACCAGAATTTGTTTCCGCATTTGACCCTTTATATTTTctcatattttgtttttattacatctatgattttattataaattttaatatatatataatttatttcatGTTAAAAGGGTACCCGGTCGAACGATTTAAGATCTTGAGATAATGGCAGAACATTTTCTTATATACTTAAAGCAGCTCAAACTCATGAttattccattttatttttactttattttcctcaatgcgaatatttatgcatgcatgcagtAACGATCCCTTTTTTAGTAGTCCTAGGAGGTGGGGTTGTTACACAATGGATGTCAAAACTAATTAGAGAAATAACAAATATTGTTTGGGTTTTTGAGATTTGGCAGGAATagcaaaaaattcaattttcattttaactttttCTGTATTTTCGTTTTACcctaaaaaaaatttcctcGTCACGCATTCTCTTCACACACAGACCTCATTCTCATTTGTCTTTTTCACTCTCAAGTTTCAACCTCCAAGCCATCAGACTAATCCACTCGTCGCTCTTCCATCGTTCCTCCTCACGCACTCCCTACCACCGCTCGTCCACCGATTGCCAACCACAACGCTCACTAATGGCCAGTTGCCATTGCTGGTATGATTGTTCTAtgaatttctctctctctct
This region includes:
- the LOC120084912 gene encoding uncharacterized protein LOC120084912 codes for the protein MAPTELKELKVQLQELLDKGFICPNVSLWGAPMLFVKKKDMSLRLYIDYRELNNGEEFHDTFVIVFIDDILVYSKTEAEHEEHLRKVLETLRVQKLYAKFSKCKFWLKQVSFLRHVVSKEGVFVDPTKIKAVTSWSRPTTVGEACEDSFQDLKQRLVTAPVLTISDGTCGFVIYSDASKRRLGVRVDAARHYLYGKKIQIFTDHKSLKYFFTQKELNMRQRRWLEVMKDYDCEIMYHPGKENVVADALSGKVAHLAALITIQTRLCKDLERAEIAVVVGEVKAPKQKLAGLLQPLSVREWKWENVSMDFIMVSIVSDRDPRFTSSFWKSLQAALGTRFNFSTAFHPQTDGQTERLNQILKDMLRACALEFVGSWDFHLHLIEFAYNNSYQVTIGPELVQITNEEIQKIRARMLTAQSRQKRYADIRRKDLEPFEILERVGPVAYRLTLPPSLSAVHNVFHVSMLRKYIEDSSHIVDYEPFHLNENLSYEEEPIRILTKEVKILHNKEIALIKVR